One genomic region from Sphingobacterium multivorum encodes:
- a CDS encoding zinc ribbon domain-containing protein → MEQTVEQKLKALWLLQAIHTKIDKIRQVRGELPMEVADLEDEIAGLETRIEKIRIDLDDLEDSIVKRKNMIKDAQAAIKKYESQLNEVKNNREYDAISKEIEIQGLEIQVCEKRIKEAEFEIRNKTENYDTTVGNLEYSKNELEGKKKELETITSETQKEEDALLAKAAEAEANIEERLVKVYYRLRNSFKNGLAVVSIDRDSCSGCHNKIPAQMQSEIRQRKKIIICEHCGRVLVDEGIVLEIEQEYGF, encoded by the coding sequence ATGGAACAAACCGTAGAACAAAAATTGAAAGCATTATGGCTTTTACAAGCCATACATACTAAAATAGACAAGATTCGCCAAGTTCGTGGAGAATTGCCTATGGAAGTTGCAGATCTTGAAGATGAGATTGCGGGTTTAGAAACTCGTATTGAGAAGATCAGAATAGACTTAGACGATTTAGAAGATTCGATCGTTAAGCGTAAAAACATGATTAAAGATGCCCAAGCTGCGATCAAAAAATATGAGTCGCAGTTGAATGAGGTAAAAAATAATCGTGAGTACGACGCTATTTCGAAAGAAATTGAAATCCAAGGTCTTGAGATTCAGGTTTGTGAGAAACGAATCAAAGAAGCTGAATTTGAGATTCGCAACAAAACAGAAAACTACGATACTACTGTAGGTAATCTTGAGTATAGCAAAAATGAGCTTGAGGGAAAAAAGAAAGAATTGGAAACAATTACTTCTGAAACTCAAAAAGAAGAAGATGCATTGTTGGCTAAAGCTGCTGAGGCCGAGGCTAATATCGAAGAACGTTTGGTAAAGGTATATTACCGTTTACGTAACTCATTCAAAAACGGGCTTGCAGTTGTTTCGATTGATCGGGATAGCTGTTCAGGATGTCATAATAAGATTCCTGCTCAAATGCAATCAGAAATACGTCAACGTAAGAAAATCATCATTTGTGAACACTGTGGTCGCGTTTTGGTTGATGAAGGAATTGTGTTAGAAATCGAACAAGAATACGGTTTCTAA
- a CDS encoding DUF2461 domain-containing protein, with amino-acid sequence MSHIQKSTFDFLTELKANNSREWFADNRAKYEAALADVRNFLTDLIAALSEFDPKINTSIQASKCLFRIYRDTRFSNDKTPYKSWFGAGISVDGRKLQGPEYYIHIGAENSFIACGYWRPEKQHLEAIRQEIDYSGDKLDEILKTVLTGSNIALFKEDLLKRAPAGYSEDNPFIDFIKLKSFVLDRSLTTKELSSKNALDNIVASYKSMLPFKEFLQEAIDTE; translated from the coding sequence ATGAGTCACATTCAAAAATCTACATTTGATTTTTTAACGGAATTGAAAGCCAATAATTCTCGGGAGTGGTTTGCCGATAACAGAGCTAAATATGAAGCTGCATTGGCTGATGTGAGAAATTTTTTGACAGATTTAATTGCTGCATTGAGCGAGTTTGACCCTAAAATTAATACTTCCATTCAAGCAAGTAAATGTTTGTTTCGTATTTACCGAGATACACGTTTTTCAAATGATAAAACTCCTTATAAAAGTTGGTTTGGGGCAGGAATTTCTGTTGATGGAAGAAAGTTGCAGGGACCAGAGTACTATATTCATATTGGAGCAGAAAATTCATTTATCGCCTGTGGGTATTGGCGTCCTGAAAAGCAACATTTAGAGGCAATAAGACAAGAAATTGATTACAGTGGTGATAAATTGGATGAAATTTTAAAAACAGTATTGACTGGCAGTAATATTGCGCTTTTCAAAGAAGATTTACTGAAACGTGCGCCGGCCGGCTATAGTGAAGATAATCCGTTTATTGACTTTATCAAATTGAAAAGTTTTGTGTTGGATAGATCTTTAACTACAAAGGAGTTATCTTCAAAAAATGCACTGGATAATATCGTGGCTTCCTATAAAAGTATGCTTCCTTTTAAAGAGTTTTTACAAGAAGCCATCGATACAGAATAA
- a CDS encoding CPBP family intramembrane glutamic endopeptidase, translated as MFPEQTPHPFQSLLRLILMVIGFSIVSQIIAILIIASYYSFTGQVFSLESILNGSANDMRFMLLMSSLGSFVVPAYLMNTREGYGITYFKLKNWPSGMQFGYIFLAMLSFMPLMSLIGHWNESLQLPNNMQSLQRWMERSEKESADLIKGIIMESSVAGFLYNIVVLALMPAIGEELLFRGVLQKIIGRWLSNQHVVIWLVAIIFSAIHLQFFGFVPRMLLGAFFGYLYVWSKNIVLPIFGHFVNNAGATIGAFYYVREGKSYDEFNAFELQSWWIYLVGFIFTLIFVFLFYRSTQKENNGERLEKN; from the coding sequence ATGTTTCCTGAACAAACACCCCATCCGTTTCAATCTTTGTTACGTTTGATCTTAATGGTTATTGGTTTTTCCATTGTTTCGCAGATTATTGCCATTCTGATTATTGCAAGTTATTATTCATTTACAGGGCAGGTCTTCTCCTTGGAGTCTATACTGAATGGCTCTGCTAATGATATGCGATTTATGTTGTTAATGAGTAGCTTGGGATCTTTTGTTGTGCCAGCTTATCTGATGAATACACGCGAAGGATATGGTATAACCTATTTTAAATTGAAAAATTGGCCTAGCGGAATGCAATTTGGCTATATATTTTTAGCAATGCTTTCTTTTATGCCTTTGATGAGTCTGATCGGTCATTGGAATGAATCCTTACAATTGCCCAATAATATGCAATCTTTGCAGCGTTGGATGGAGCGTAGTGAAAAGGAATCGGCCGATTTAATCAAGGGTATTATTATGGAGTCGAGTGTAGCCGGCTTTTTGTATAATATTGTTGTACTGGCTTTGATGCCGGCCATAGGTGAAGAATTGTTGTTCCGCGGTGTTTTGCAAAAAATAATAGGAAGATGGTTGAGCAATCAGCATGTGGTTATATGGCTTGTTGCCATTATTTTCAGTGCGATACATCTGCAATTTTTTGGTTTTGTTCCCCGCATGTTATTGGGCGCTTTTTTTGGCTATCTTTATGTATGGAGCAAGAACATCGTACTGCCCATCTTTGGACACTTTGTCAACAATGCCGGAGCCACAATCGGGGCATTTTATTACGTAAGAGAGGGAAAGAGTTATGATGAATTCAATGCATTTGAATTACAATCTTGGTGGATATATCTTGTAGGCTTCATTTTTACTCTTATTTTTGTATTCTTATTTTATAGATCAACGCAAAAAGAAAATAATGGAGAACGATTGGAAAAAAATTAA
- the gcvH gene encoding glycine cleavage system protein GcvH yields the protein MNFPAELKYTKDHEWIRVEGDEAVVGITDFAQRELGDIVFVDINTVGEEVAANEVFGTIEAVKTVSDLFLPVSATILSVNEAIDASPELVNSDPYGEGWIVRIKLNNAADVDALLSADQYKEEINA from the coding sequence ATGAATTTTCCAGCAGAATTGAAATACACCAAAGATCACGAATGGATTCGTGTTGAAGGTGATGAAGCAGTTGTAGGGATTACCGATTTCGCTCAACGTGAATTGGGTGACATCGTTTTTGTTGACATAAACACTGTAGGTGAAGAAGTAGCCGCTAATGAAGTTTTCGGTACAATTGAAGCCGTAAAAACAGTTTCGGATTTGTTTTTACCTGTATCAGCTACAATTTTATCGGTGAATGAAGCTATTGATGCATCTCCTGAATTGGTCAATTCTGATCCTTACGGTGAAGGTTGGATTGTTCGTATTAAATTGAACAACGCTGCTGATGTAGACGCTTTGTTATCTGCTGATCAATATAAAGAAGAGATCAACGCATAA
- a CDS encoding Nif3-like dinuclear metal center hexameric protein, protein MKIKEVIDYLEQLAPLDLQESYDNAGLIVGDANREITKVLISLDCTEDVVKEAIDKGCNLIISHHPIVFRGLKKFNGRNYVERTVIKAIEHKVALYAIHTNLDNVTGGVNTKIADKLGLENQAILQSKTNVLRKMVVFVPRSHVEDVRQALFDAGAGKIGKHYDQCSFNTAGYGSFRPLEGADPTLGEIGVQERVEETRIEVIYLKSIERKLLLALYEAHPYEEVAYDLFDIQNTAAEIGAGMIGNLAEPMAELEFLAYLKDKLRLNVIRHTALLDKKVSRVAVCGGSGGFLLAAAKRSGADFFVTADYKYHEFFDAEGEIVIADTGHFESEQFTQELLYDIITKKFPNFATLTTEIDTNPIKYYS, encoded by the coding sequence ATGAAAATTAAAGAAGTCATTGACTATTTGGAGCAATTGGCTCCTTTAGATTTGCAAGAGTCTTATGATAATGCTGGCCTTATTGTGGGCGACGCCAATAGAGAGATTACAAAGGTGCTCATTTCGTTGGACTGCACAGAAGATGTTGTAAAAGAAGCCATTGATAAGGGATGTAATTTAATTATTTCGCATCATCCTATTGTATTTAGGGGGCTAAAAAAATTTAATGGAAGAAATTACGTGGAGCGTACGGTTATTAAAGCAATTGAACATAAAGTTGCATTATATGCCATTCATACGAATCTAGACAATGTTACCGGTGGAGTGAATACGAAAATTGCCGATAAATTGGGATTAGAAAATCAGGCTATACTGCAATCTAAAACAAATGTATTGCGAAAAATGGTCGTTTTTGTACCTAGGAGTCATGTTGAAGATGTCCGACAGGCATTGTTTGATGCGGGCGCAGGTAAAATCGGAAAACACTATGATCAATGTAGTTTTAATACGGCGGGTTATGGTAGTTTTAGACCATTAGAAGGGGCCGATCCTACTCTTGGAGAGATTGGTGTTCAAGAGCGTGTTGAGGAAACACGAATTGAGGTTATCTACCTGAAATCTATTGAAAGAAAGTTACTCTTGGCACTCTATGAAGCTCATCCTTATGAGGAAGTAGCTTATGATTTGTTTGATATTCAAAACACGGCTGCTGAAATTGGTGCTGGAATGATTGGAAATTTGGCTGAACCAATGGCTGAATTGGAATTTTTAGCTTATCTTAAGGACAAACTGAGGTTGAATGTCATTCGTCATACAGCCTTATTAGATAAAAAAGTTAGTCGTGTAGCCGTCTGTGGTGGCTCGGGTGGATTTTTACTCGCTGCAGCCAAACGTTCAGGCGCTGATTTTTTTGTTACAGCAGATTATAAATATCATGAATTTTTTGATGCTGAAGGTGAAATCGTGATTGCAGATACGGGACATTTTGAGAGCGAACAATTTACGCAAGAATTATTGTACGACATTATTACGAAAAAATTTCCTAACTTTGCAACCTTAACAACAGAAATAGATACAAATCCTATAAAATACTACAGTTGA
- a CDS encoding alpha/beta fold hydrolase, with protein MNYCRLLRLMFCFSLSILGKSLYAQSSTYVIVHGAWGGAWQFKNTASELEKKGNKIYRPTLTGLGERYHLADTSIRLQTHIDDVVNTILFEGLHDIILVGHSYGGMVITAVADSLPDRIRKLVYLDAILPEDQQSVMNLMGKSSAANGLLKLEKDGYIFPFWVRDIKKLPRDVPHPLRTMTDKISLKNPKRLKIPGTYILTYEDGKTIEDDDFYPFYRKAKNIGFKTVEFVGDHNPQIKKLKELVDLLEQE; from the coding sequence ATGAATTACTGTAGATTATTGCGTTTAATGTTTTGTTTTTCATTATCTATTTTAGGTAAAAGTCTTTATGCACAGTCTTCTACTTACGTAATAGTTCATGGGGCATGGGGCGGTGCCTGGCAGTTTAAAAATACGGCCAGCGAATTGGAGAAAAAAGGGAACAAGATTTACCGTCCCACACTAACTGGTTTGGGGGAGCGTTATCATTTAGCAGATACTTCTATCCGATTGCAAACCCATATCGATGATGTTGTGAATACGATCCTGTTTGAGGGCCTCCATGATATTATACTGGTGGGACATAGTTATGGTGGTATGGTTATCACGGCTGTGGCTGATAGTCTTCCGGATAGAATCCGTAAATTGGTTTACTTGGATGCTATACTTCCGGAGGATCAACAATCTGTAATGAACTTAATGGGTAAATCTAGTGCAGCAAATGGACTGTTAAAATTAGAAAAGGATGGTTATATTTTTCCTTTCTGGGTGAGAGACATTAAGAAGCTTCCTAGGGATGTCCCCCACCCGTTAAGAACAATGACAGACAAGATCAGTTTAAAAAATCCGAAACGACTTAAAATTCCAGGTACTTATATTTTGACTTATGAGGATGGCAAAACAATTGAGGATGATGATTTTTACCCGTTTTATAGGAAGGCAAAAAATATAGGTTTTAAAACAGTCGAATTTGTTGGAGATCATAATCCACAAATAAAAAAGTTGAAAGAATTAGTAGATTTGTTGGAACAGGAATAA
- a CDS encoding S41 family peptidase, whose protein sequence is MNKTHFKLFAAFLLGTSFLQTKAQETLLLRNPSISANNIAFVYGGDIWIAEKNGANPRRLTTNPGVEQNPMFSPDGKKVAFTGNYDGNTDVYVIPVTGGEPKRITYHPSSDVLRGWLNNDEVYYTTSRDFTYALSPRLYSSNIQMSGMDKALIMPEATQGSPSADGRYWAYIKNTDPTERDRVAFKRYRGGGMPTIWIFDTKTKEIEAIPQVKSNDVKPLWLGNKIYFLSDRDKIVNIYSYDTKTKKVEKLTDFKDYDVRSLNGNGTELIFEYAGVLNTLNLNDNKVTPLHITVNTDVMYKRPYYKDIKDDIRYATLSPTGQRALLEARGEIFTVPKEKGEARNLSNSPGSHERFPDWSPNGKWISYISDKNGSYQLVLMDQFGKDKPLYFNLGETNFYFEPTWSPDSKKLFYNDAHLNLFYIDIASKAIVKVADDKLSGQTGRVSNHFQPSWSPDSKWISFIRTLENGVPAVFMFNLDTKKTQQITDGMSSARSTAFSQDGKYLFFTASTNTGLTNSGLHMSAVQRNVDYAVYAFILSSKTPSFFKNDSDEEQIREDKVDKKEEGDGDKKDRVKENDKKSPKKDKKEEAVASKPIDKSIQVDFDRIENRIVALPLPAGPYWNLNGLVPNQLTYQRGGTIGAYDFKDLENKTLVENARSFVISADGKKMLYQTGNGFNIVTAGQKVASPTAGEVKLGGIQQLVDPAAEWKQVFNEVWSMQKDYFYVENMHGADWKAMKTKYEKFLPFVNHRSDLGYLLNEMMGEMVVGHNYIYPGDQPSTPSVSVGVLGADYTVKNGYYQIAKLFTRLEWNPSFKAPLAEPGLNIKEGDYIVAVNGAELTEDKDIYSLFDNTVGKQVTLKVNSKPSLVGAREVIVKPISFSDEMNLRSMEWVERNRKKVNELSNGQIAYVYMPNTGAEGYTYFNRYYFAQMDKKALLMDERNNGGGWVADYVIDLLSRELIAGWGIRDGKGFTTPGNGIYGPKAMIINENAGSGGDMMPYMFRFKGLGKLVGRTTMGILVGISGYPPLLDGGRITSPNFGVYDLKGNWIIENEGVAPDVFIEQLPKDLLEGRDPQLERTVKILLEEMKTYPYKNLQKPADPIRVN, encoded by the coding sequence ATGAATAAAACTCATTTCAAGTTATTTGCTGCCTTTTTGCTCGGTACATCCTTTCTGCAAACAAAAGCGCAAGAAACCCTATTGCTTCGAAACCCAAGTATCAGCGCCAACAATATTGCTTTTGTCTATGGTGGAGATATTTGGATTGCCGAAAAAAATGGAGCCAATCCGAGACGCCTTACAACAAATCCTGGTGTGGAACAGAATCCAATGTTTTCTCCAGACGGCAAGAAAGTTGCATTCACAGGAAATTATGACGGAAATACAGATGTGTATGTCATCCCTGTGACGGGTGGTGAGCCCAAACGGATCACTTATCACCCTTCGTCGGATGTATTGCGGGGATGGCTCAATAATGATGAAGTATATTATACGACATCTCGTGATTTCACCTATGCTTTAAGTCCACGATTATACAGCTCCAATATTCAAATGTCGGGAATGGACAAGGCGCTTATTATGCCTGAGGCGACTCAGGGAAGCCCTTCTGCCGATGGTCGTTACTGGGCTTACATCAAGAACACTGACCCTACTGAAAGAGATCGAGTTGCCTTTAAACGTTACCGGGGTGGTGGTATGCCGACAATTTGGATCTTCGATACGAAAACCAAAGAAATAGAAGCTATTCCGCAGGTTAAAAGTAATGATGTTAAACCATTGTGGTTGGGAAATAAGATCTACTTCCTTTCCGATCGTGATAAAATTGTTAACATCTATAGCTATGATACCAAAACCAAAAAGGTAGAAAAGCTAACGGATTTTAAAGATTACGATGTGCGTTCGCTGAATGGAAATGGGACTGAGTTGATCTTTGAATATGCTGGCGTATTAAATACGCTCAATCTCAACGATAATAAAGTCACTCCTTTGCATATTACGGTGAATACAGATGTAATGTATAAAAGACCGTATTATAAAGACATTAAGGACGATATACGTTATGCTACCCTATCGCCAACAGGCCAACGGGCATTATTAGAAGCCCGCGGAGAGATATTTACGGTACCTAAGGAGAAAGGCGAAGCCCGAAATTTATCTAATTCTCCGGGTTCTCATGAGCGTTTTCCGGATTGGTCTCCAAATGGAAAATGGATTTCTTATATTTCAGACAAAAATGGATCTTATCAGTTGGTGCTGATGGATCAATTTGGAAAAGATAAACCCCTGTACTTTAACTTAGGGGAAACGAACTTCTATTTCGAACCAACATGGTCACCGGATTCAAAGAAGTTGTTTTACAATGATGCACATCTTAATCTGTTCTATATTGATATCGCTTCAAAGGCCATTGTTAAAGTTGCAGACGATAAATTGAGCGGTCAAACTGGCCGTGTATCCAATCATTTCCAACCAAGCTGGTCTCCAGATTCAAAATGGATATCCTTTATACGTACACTGGAAAACGGGGTACCCGCTGTGTTTATGTTTAACTTAGATACAAAGAAAACTCAGCAAATTACGGATGGTATGAGCTCTGCACGTAGTACAGCTTTTTCTCAGGACGGTAAATATCTATTTTTTACAGCGAGTACAAATACAGGGTTGACAAATTCTGGCTTACATATGTCTGCTGTACAGCGTAATGTTGATTATGCCGTATATGCCTTTATTTTATCCAGCAAAACGCCATCATTCTTTAAGAATGATAGTGATGAGGAACAAATCCGTGAGGATAAGGTGGATAAAAAGGAAGAAGGAGATGGTGATAAAAAAGATCGTGTAAAAGAAAACGATAAAAAATCACCTAAAAAGGATAAAAAGGAAGAGGCAGTAGCAAGTAAGCCCATTGATAAATCTATTCAAGTTGACTTCGATCGTATAGAAAACCGAATAGTTGCCCTCCCTTTGCCTGCTGGTCCTTACTGGAATTTGAATGGTTTAGTGCCAAATCAATTGACTTACCAACGTGGGGGAACAATCGGAGCATATGATTTTAAAGATCTCGAAAACAAAACCTTAGTCGAAAATGCCCGCAGTTTTGTTATTAGTGCCGATGGTAAGAAGATGTTATATCAAACGGGAAATGGATTCAATATTGTAACGGCTGGGCAAAAAGTGGCCTCTCCTACTGCCGGCGAAGTTAAGCTAGGCGGAATTCAGCAATTGGTGGATCCTGCTGCAGAATGGAAACAGGTATTCAACGAAGTTTGGTCAATGCAAAAAGACTATTTTTATGTTGAAAACATGCATGGTGCTGACTGGAAAGCGATGAAAACCAAATATGAAAAATTCCTGCCTTTTGTAAACCATCGTTCTGATCTTGGTTATTTATTGAATGAAATGATGGGAGAAATGGTCGTGGGACACAATTATATCTATCCTGGAGATCAACCTTCCACGCCGTCAGTTTCAGTTGGTGTGTTGGGAGCAGATTATACCGTAAAGAATGGTTACTATCAGATTGCTAAATTGTTTACGCGTCTTGAATGGAATCCATCGTTCAAAGCCCCATTGGCTGAACCGGGATTAAACATCAAAGAAGGAGACTATATTGTTGCTGTTAATGGTGCTGAATTGACTGAAGATAAGGATATCTATAGTTTATTTGACAATACTGTTGGTAAACAAGTTACGTTGAAGGTCAATTCAAAACCTTCATTGGTCGGCGCTCGTGAAGTAATTGTTAAACCGATCTCGTTTAGCGATGAGATGAATTTGCGTAGCATGGAATGGGTCGAAAGGAACCGTAAGAAAGTAAATGAATTGAGTAATGGGCAAATAGCTTATGTATACATGCCAAATACCGGTGCTGAAGGATATACCTATTTCAATCGTTATTATTTCGCTCAGATGGATAAAAAGGCTCTTCTGATGGATGAAAGAAACAATGGTGGTGGCTGGGTCGCCGATTATGTCATTGATCTTTTGTCCCGTGAACTGATTGCTGGTTGGGGAATTCGTGATGGAAAAGGATTTACTACACCAGGAAATGGTATTTATGGACCGAAAGCCATGATCATTAATGAAAATGCAGGCTCAGGTGGCGATATGATGCCATATATGTTCCGTTTTAAAGGGCTGGGCAAATTGGTCGGTCGTACGACCATGGGAATTTTGGTTGGTATAAGTGGCTATCCTCCTTTGTTGGATGGCGGCCGTATTACTTCGCCAAACTTCGGTGTCTATGACCTAAAAGGAAATTGGATTATTGAAAATGAAGGTGTGGCTCCTGATGTATTTATCGAACAGTTGCCTAAAGATCTTTTGGAGGGTCGTGATCCCCAACTTGAAAGAACGGTGAAGATATTGTTGGAAGAAATGAAAACGTATCCTTACAAAAATTTACAAAAACCAGCCGATCCTATTCGGGTGAATTAA
- a CDS encoding DUF2007 domain-containing protein, with protein sequence MENDWKKIKTYTNAIQAEIVKQMLEENGIPTVAMNKQDSSYLFGKIELYVSEGSIDVAETLIEEAERGL encoded by the coding sequence ATGGAGAACGATTGGAAAAAAATTAAAACATATACAAATGCTATTCAGGCCGAGATAGTCAAGCAAATGCTGGAAGAAAATGGTATTCCTACTGTCGCAATGAATAAACAAGATTCTTCTTATTTATTTGGGAAAATTGAACTCTATGTCAGTGAAGGATCTATTGATGTGGCCGAAACATTAATTGAGGAAGCAGAAAGAGGGCTTTAA
- a CDS encoding anhydro-N-acetylmuramic acid kinase, whose amino-acid sequence MNPQIERLYQISQKKERRIIGLMSGTSLDGLDIAVCRIENAGKTTKIQLENFTTMDYEDDFRERVREVFAKRNIDQQLFSGLHAYIGVTHAKLINTALQQWNISSSDIDCIASHGQTVYHAPQSLTKDRNWPNSTLQIGDGDHIAVDTGIITLSDFRQKHIAAGGEGAPLAAYGDYLLFSHATENRFLLNIGGISNFTFIPSHQTKAKAYATDLGPGNTMMNQYMKANFDQEMDKDAYMAKKGHVNDALLNQLLTEEFLTLPFPKTTGPELFNLAYLERAQDCSKTNHIPHEDVMATLNRFAAHAMVNGIRKQSEGLSDVAVYISGGGLHNPLLFDYIKRGLPTCNVESFATLGINPDAKEAVLFALLANEALVGNKSNVAQIKDSPAVCMGKISLPE is encoded by the coding sequence ATGAATCCTCAAATCGAAAGACTTTACCAAATTTCACAAAAGAAAGAACGTCGTATTATTGGCCTGATGTCCGGAACATCCCTGGATGGTCTTGATATCGCCGTGTGCCGCATAGAAAATGCAGGTAAAACAACGAAAATACAGCTCGAGAATTTTACTACAATGGATTATGAGGATGATTTTAGAGAACGGGTGCGTGAAGTTTTTGCAAAACGAAATATCGACCAGCAATTATTTTCGGGACTTCATGCTTATATTGGAGTCACGCATGCCAAATTAATCAATACAGCATTGCAACAATGGAATATATCAAGCAGCGATATTGATTGTATAGCCAGCCATGGGCAAACCGTATACCATGCTCCTCAATCGTTGACCAAAGACCGCAATTGGCCCAACAGCACCTTACAGATTGGAGATGGAGATCATATCGCGGTAGATACAGGTATCATAACCCTATCTGACTTTAGGCAAAAACATATTGCTGCAGGAGGAGAAGGGGCACCTTTGGCAGCGTATGGCGACTACCTTCTTTTCTCGCATGCAACAGAAAATCGATTCTTACTGAATATTGGCGGTATTTCTAATTTCACATTTATCCCAAGCCATCAAACAAAGGCGAAAGCTTATGCAACAGATCTCGGTCCAGGCAATACAATGATGAACCAATACATGAAGGCGAATTTTGATCAGGAAATGGATAAAGATGCCTATATGGCTAAAAAGGGCCACGTAAATGATGCGCTATTGAATCAATTATTAACGGAGGAGTTTCTAACGCTGCCCTTTCCAAAAACCACCGGACCGGAACTATTTAATCTCGCTTATCTCGAAAGGGCACAGGATTGTTCGAAAACAAACCATATCCCACATGAGGATGTTATGGCTACCCTCAATCGCTTTGCTGCTCATGCGATGGTCAATGGCATTCGCAAGCAGTCAGAAGGGCTATCTGATGTAGCGGTGTACATTAGTGGTGGTGGACTACACAATCCATTGCTATTCGATTACATCAAAAGAGGCTTACCTACCTGTAATGTTGAAAGTTTTGCAACATTGGGTATCAACCCAGATGCAAAAGAGGCTGTTCTTTTTGCGCTATTAGCAAATGAGGCTTTGGTAGGTAACAAATCCAATGTAGCACAAATTAAAGACTCTCCCGCTGTCTGTATGGGCAAAATCAGCTTACCTGAATAA
- a CDS encoding phosphatidate cytidylyltransferase, with the protein MKTRAITGVIFVAVMIAATLLGAYVYSIFFTLLSTWCLYEFYGIVSSEERAPNKWIGITLALLLFVLGSLVSMDLLAVKFLALIIPFISATYIISLFQKRTFPFNDIAYTFLGIAYVTLPFFLFSKLGFMQGTFNYVLPLGFLILLWTNDTGAYLAGRSFGKRKLFERISPKKTWEGFFGGLILAIVAAVNLEKYFGYLPLWQWVSIAAIISIIGTLGDLVESMLKRSLHVKDSGNILPGHGGFLDRFDGLLLAAPMVYVFLILIN; encoded by the coding sequence ATGAAAACAAGAGCAATAACGGGGGTAATCTTTGTGGCTGTCATGATAGCTGCCACTCTTTTGGGCGCTTATGTCTATTCCATTTTTTTTACACTGCTCAGTACATGGTGTCTTTATGAATTCTATGGAATAGTTTCATCCGAAGAACGCGCCCCAAATAAGTGGATAGGCATAACACTGGCCTTACTCCTATTTGTTTTGGGCTCATTAGTTTCGATGGACCTGCTTGCGGTAAAATTTTTAGCACTGATTATCCCATTTATAAGTGCGACTTATATTATTTCACTTTTTCAGAAGAGAACTTTTCCTTTCAATGACATTGCCTATACTTTTTTGGGTATAGCTTATGTTACATTGCCTTTCTTCCTATTTTCCAAATTAGGGTTTATGCAAGGTACTTTTAACTATGTACTACCCTTAGGTTTTTTGATCTTATTGTGGACAAACGATACCGGGGCATATCTCGCTGGACGAAGTTTTGGAAAACGTAAATTATTCGAACGGATCTCACCAAAGAAAACATGGGAAGGTTTCTTTGGGGGCTTAATCTTGGCTATTGTTGCTGCTGTAAATCTGGAAAAATATTTTGGTTATCTTCCACTTTGGCAATGGGTAAGTATTGCGGCAATTATCAGTATTATTGGAACATTGGGGGATTTAGTAGAGTCGATGTTAAAGCGTAGTTTGCACGTAAAGGATTCCGGAAATATATTGCCTGGACATGGCGGTTTTTTAGATAGATTTGATGGGTTGTTATTAGCGGCACCTATGGTCTATGTTTTCTTAATTTTAATCAATTGA